Proteins from a single region of Chromobacterium sp. ATCC 53434:
- a CDS encoding HAAAP family serine/threonine permease, giving the protein MSQAIASTAPRSGSSGWSKHDTVWMLGLYGTAIGAGVLFLPINAGIGGLWPLMLMAVLALPLTFFAHRGLTRFVLSGSKEGADITEVVEEHFGPAAGKLITLLYFFAIYPILLMYSVAITNTVLSFLTHQLHIDVGSSLAVRAVFALALILGLMSIVRLGGQVIVKAMSILVYPFVVVLMLLALYLIPQWSTAAIDQAGSLGDALSSGAFYKTLWLAIPVMVFSFNHSPIISSFSVDQRKLHGDDAEPASSRVLIRAHMMMVLTVMFFVFSCVFSLSPADLAAAKAQNISILSYLANHFQNPVIEWVAPIIAMVAISKSFLGHYLGAKEGFNGLVIKQLRQSGKSIESAKLDRCTAVFMIVTCWAVATFNPSILGMIETLGGPVIAMLLFLMPMYAIKKIPAMKKYAGQPSNIFVTLIGLIAISAIFYDLIV; this is encoded by the coding sequence ATGTCTCAAGCTATCGCCTCCACCGCCCCCCGGTCCGGTTCGTCCGGCTGGTCCAAGCACGACACCGTCTGGATGCTGGGCCTGTACGGCACCGCCATCGGCGCCGGCGTCCTGTTCCTGCCCATCAACGCCGGCATCGGCGGCCTGTGGCCGTTGATGCTGATGGCCGTCCTGGCCCTGCCGCTGACCTTCTTCGCCCACCGCGGCCTGACCCGCTTCGTGCTGTCCGGCAGCAAGGAAGGCGCCGACATCACCGAGGTGGTGGAAGAACACTTCGGCCCGGCCGCCGGCAAGCTGATCACGCTGCTGTACTTCTTCGCCATCTACCCCATCCTGTTGATGTACAGCGTGGCCATCACCAACACCGTGCTGTCCTTCCTGACCCACCAGCTGCACATCGACGTCGGCTCCAGCCTGGCCGTTCGCGCGGTGTTCGCGCTGGCTCTGATCCTGGGCCTGATGTCCATCGTCCGCCTGGGCGGCCAGGTCATCGTCAAGGCGATGAGCATCCTGGTATACCCGTTCGTCGTCGTGCTGATGCTGCTGGCGCTGTACCTGATCCCGCAATGGAGCACCGCGGCCATCGACCAGGCCGGCAGCCTCGGCGACGCGCTGTCCAGCGGCGCCTTCTACAAGACGCTGTGGCTGGCCATCCCGGTGATGGTGTTCTCGTTCAACCACTCGCCCATCATCTCCTCCTTCTCCGTCGACCAGCGCAAGCTGCACGGCGACGACGCCGAGCCGGCCTCCAGCCGCGTGCTGATCCGCGCCCACATGATGATGGTGCTGACCGTGATGTTCTTCGTGTTCAGCTGCGTGTTCAGCCTGAGCCCGGCCGACCTGGCCGCCGCCAAGGCCCAGAACATCTCCATCCTGTCCTACCTGGCCAATCACTTCCAAAACCCGGTGATCGAATGGGTCGCGCCCATCATCGCCATGGTCGCCATCAGCAAGTCCTTCCTGGGCCACTACCTGGGCGCCAAGGAAGGCTTCAACGGCCTGGTGATCAAACAGCTGCGCCAGAGCGGCAAGAGCATAGAATCCGCCAAGCTTGACCGCTGCACCGCCGTGTTCATGATCGTGACCTGCTGGGCCGTGGCCACCTTCAACCCGTCCATCCTCGGCATGATCGAAACGCTGGGCGGCCCGGTGATCGCGATGCTGCTGTTCCTGATGCCGATGTACGCCATCAAGAAGATCCCGGCGATGAAGAAATACGCCGGCCAACCCAGCAATATCTTCGTGACGCTGATCGGCCTGATCGCCATCTCCGCCATCTTCTACGATCTGATCGTCTGA
- a CDS encoding L-serine ammonia-lyase, translating into MMFSMSDIYKIGVGPSSSHTVGPMKAGHQFLGSLKETGKFNQIDRVHVDCYGSLALTGKGHCTDQAIILGLAGNLPDTVDPDNSAGLIADVEQSGQLTLGRTHQRVAFGMDFHTANLPLHENGMQIHAFAGDEKVLTKTYYSIGGGFIVDEEHFNQSNCSDTPVPYHFVTAQQLMDMCEETGLSIAALVLENEKAFHDSQDIQAHFRRVWEVMRGSIERGMRTEGNLPGPMRIPRRAPALHRMLTSSLTVAKDPMSVMDWVNMYAMAMSEENAAGGRVVTAPTNGACGIVPAVLAYYDHFIQPLDDDSCLRFFLSSGAIGCLFKLNASISGAEVGCQGEVGVACSMAAAGLTELMGGSPSQVCMAAEIAMEHNLGLTCDPVGGQVQIPCIERNALAAVKAINAARMALHRASSPKVSLDKVIAAMYETGKDMDAKYRETSCGGLALQIRVEGKPMQDQAIRWIHDAA; encoded by the coding sequence ATCATGTTCAGCATGTCCGATATCTACAAAATCGGCGTGGGTCCGTCCAGCTCCCACACCGTCGGCCCGATGAAGGCCGGCCACCAATTCCTCGGCTCCCTGAAGGAAACCGGCAAATTCAACCAGATCGACCGCGTCCACGTGGACTGCTACGGCTCGCTGGCGCTGACCGGCAAGGGCCACTGCACCGACCAGGCCATCATCCTCGGCCTGGCGGGCAACCTGCCGGACACCGTCGACCCCGACAACAGCGCCGGCCTGATCGCCGACGTCGAGCAAAGCGGCCAGCTGACGCTGGGCCGCACCCACCAGCGCGTGGCCTTCGGCATGGACTTCCATACCGCCAATCTGCCGTTGCACGAAAACGGCATGCAGATCCACGCCTTCGCCGGCGACGAGAAAGTGCTGACCAAGACCTATTACTCGATAGGCGGCGGCTTCATCGTCGACGAAGAACACTTCAATCAATCGAATTGCAGCGACACCCCGGTGCCCTACCACTTCGTCACCGCGCAGCAGCTGATGGACATGTGCGAGGAGACCGGCCTGTCCATCGCCGCGCTGGTGCTGGAAAACGAGAAGGCCTTCCACGACTCCCAGGACATCCAGGCCCATTTCCGCCGCGTGTGGGAAGTGATGCGGGGCAGCATAGAACGCGGCATGCGCACCGAGGGCAATCTGCCCGGCCCGATGCGCATCCCGCGCCGCGCGCCGGCGCTGCACCGGATGCTGACCAGCTCGCTGACGGTGGCCAAAGACCCGATGAGCGTGATGGACTGGGTCAATATGTACGCGATGGCGATGTCCGAGGAAAACGCCGCCGGCGGCCGCGTCGTGACCGCGCCGACCAACGGCGCCTGCGGCATCGTGCCGGCGGTGCTGGCCTACTACGACCACTTCATCCAGCCGCTGGACGACGACAGCTGTCTGCGCTTCTTCCTGTCCTCCGGCGCCATCGGCTGCCTGTTCAAGCTGAACGCGTCGATCTCCGGCGCCGAGGTCGGCTGTCAGGGCGAGGTCGGCGTCGCCTGCTCGATGGCCGCCGCCGGCCTGACCGAGCTGATGGGCGGCAGCCCGTCCCAGGTGTGCATGGCCGCCGAGATCGCGATGGAACACAATCTGGGCCTGACCTGCGACCCGGTCGGCGGCCAGGTGCAAATTCCGTGCATCGAGCGCAACGCGCTGGCGGCGGTCAAGGCGATCAACGCCGCGCGGATGGCGCTGCACCGCGCCAGCAGCCCCAAGGTGTCGCTGGACAAGGTCATCGCCGCGATGTACGAAACCGGCAAGGACATGGACGCCAAATACCGCGAAACCTCCTGCGGCGGCCTGGCCTTGCAGATCAGGGTGGAAGGCAAGCCTATGCAGGATCAGGCGATACGCTGGATCCACGACGCGGCCTGA
- a CDS encoding HAD family phosphatase: MKPAEFALLFDLDGTLANSDPLHYQAFSTLLAENGKTLTPEQYHRDIVGGSNAGIMRALFPERDQATHRAMAERKEALFRASVTTLEPTPGTRELFAWAERRGFPIAVVTNAPRANAELMLERLDLTSQVAALVIGEELAAAKPDPLPYLTGLARIGARADRACAFEDSPSGIRAARAAGLPTFALRSALPAESLLAAGADAVIDDFAAPELWRWLEAARAGMPA, translated from the coding sequence ATGAAGCCCGCAGAATTCGCCTTGCTGTTCGATCTGGACGGCACGCTGGCCAATAGCGACCCGCTGCACTACCAGGCCTTTTCCACGCTGCTGGCGGAAAACGGCAAGACGCTGACGCCTGAGCAGTACCACCGCGACATCGTCGGCGGCTCCAACGCCGGCATCATGCGCGCGCTGTTTCCGGAACGGGACCAGGCGACGCACCGCGCGATGGCCGAGCGCAAGGAAGCCCTGTTCCGCGCCTCCGTCACCACGCTGGAACCGACGCCGGGCACGCGCGAACTGTTCGCCTGGGCCGAGCGGCGCGGCTTCCCTATCGCCGTCGTCACCAACGCGCCGCGCGCCAACGCCGAACTGATGCTGGAACGGCTGGACCTGACGTCCCAGGTGGCCGCGCTGGTCATAGGCGAGGAACTGGCGGCGGCCAAGCCCGACCCGCTGCCCTATCTGACCGGCCTCGCCCGCATCGGCGCCCGCGCCGACCGCGCCTGCGCCTTCGAGGACTCGCCATCCGGCATCCGCGCCGCCCGAGCGGCCGGACTGCCCACCTTCGCGCTGCGCTCGGCGCTGCCGGCCGAATCCCTGCTGGCCGCCGGCGCCGACGCCGTGATAGACGACTTCGCCGCGCCCGAGCTGTGGCGCTGGCTGGAGGCCGCGCGCGCCGGCATGCCGGCCTGA
- a CDS encoding glycoside hydrolase: MKHFACVLPLVAALGLPLPAWAGLVLQNPDWTVELEPATLALTVTAAGEPARQLSTGVPGRKVSALRQDGQSADWRWDDGRYRWQARLNGRDLTLTLNADVPGTVDLLNQPASAMGKGLLLPLAEGSYIPAGSKLWRDFLPGFAGDGLDTSESLSLPLWGMDYGRRSLHWLLLEPFNNRLAVRAEGQGLALKLSHEFNPLNQKRPMTLLLRLADNNPLAGAQRYRQWLIDEGHYQTLADKIKAQPDTAKLIGASHVYLWGNNLLDASDVRDWPAFLTLLRGTDPLAVKLRGRFDSEAGAALRQAGAKPDHYQQRVVMEAVNQALTAEARAGWLGKKPDWNRMAAPYLRLRALVEALFGPALRPDASRWGGGLSRKTIDALQAAGLKRLWLGADNWEGGLWQPRAVKAGVDAGYLVTAYDSYETALKPAYREDWLTAQQGEAVYRQCGVTLASGKKKAGFQQSGYYTNPDCVRDTLKQRTRALHAAAGFNSWFLDAYATGMVFDDYEPGRRTGKAEMAAGYEKSMQWVADAYQLPVGSEMGNATTSRGIAFAHGMQVPVMGWGDADLQKNQQSPYFLGRWYPSEQPETFFKKVPLKRPYRDLYFGARYRLPLYQAVFHGSVITTNHWLYDNLKLSNAYADNLLAQWLYNVPPLFHLSAASLKARLPQLQCADRAFRPLHERLATQALTGFVWLNPGHTLQQTRFADGSRLTANFGTEAAVYGERTLPPQSLLAELAGQPPRLLRVADCAGK; encoded by the coding sequence ATGAAGCATTTTGCGTGCGTATTGCCGCTGGTCGCGGCGCTGGGCCTGCCGCTGCCGGCCTGGGCCGGGCTGGTGTTGCAGAACCCGGACTGGACGGTGGAACTGGAGCCGGCCACGCTGGCGCTGACCGTGACGGCGGCGGGCGAGCCGGCGCGGCAGTTGTCGACAGGCGTGCCCGGCCGCAAGGTATCCGCGCTGAGGCAGGATGGACAGTCGGCCGATTGGCGGTGGGACGATGGCCGCTACCGTTGGCAGGCCAGGCTGAACGGCAGGGATTTGACGCTGACGCTGAATGCGGACGTGCCGGGCACGGTGGATCTGCTGAACCAGCCGGCGTCGGCGATGGGCAAGGGTCTTCTGCTGCCCTTGGCCGAGGGCAGCTACATCCCGGCCGGCAGCAAGCTGTGGCGCGATTTCCTGCCCGGTTTCGCCGGCGACGGCCTGGACACCTCGGAAAGTCTCAGCCTGCCGCTGTGGGGCATGGACTACGGCCGGCGCAGCCTGCACTGGCTGCTGCTGGAGCCGTTCAACAACCGGCTGGCCGTTCGCGCCGAAGGCCAGGGCCTGGCCTTGAAGCTGAGCCACGAATTCAATCCGCTGAACCAGAAGCGGCCGATGACGCTGCTGCTGCGGCTGGCCGACAACAATCCGCTGGCCGGCGCGCAGCGTTATCGGCAATGGCTGATCGACGAGGGGCATTATCAAACGCTGGCCGACAAGATCAAGGCGCAGCCGGACACCGCCAAGCTGATCGGCGCCAGCCATGTCTATCTGTGGGGCAATAATCTGCTGGATGCGTCCGACGTGCGCGACTGGCCGGCCTTCCTGACGCTGTTGCGTGGGACCGATCCGCTGGCCGTCAAGCTGCGGGGCCGTTTCGACTCAGAGGCGGGCGCCGCGCTGCGCCAGGCGGGAGCCAAGCCGGACCATTACCAGCAGCGGGTAGTGATGGAAGCCGTCAACCAGGCCTTGACCGCCGAGGCCCGCGCCGGCTGGCTGGGCAAGAAGCCGGACTGGAACAGAATGGCCGCGCCCTATCTGCGGCTGCGCGCGCTGGTGGAGGCGCTGTTCGGCCCGGCGCTAAGGCCGGACGCGTCGCGCTGGGGCGGCGGCCTGTCGCGCAAGACCATCGATGCCTTGCAGGCGGCCGGCCTCAAACGGCTGTGGCTGGGCGCGGACAACTGGGAGGGCGGCCTGTGGCAGCCGCGGGCGGTGAAGGCGGGCGTCGACGCCGGTTATCTGGTGACCGCCTACGACTCCTACGAAACCGCGTTGAAGCCGGCTTATCGCGAGGACTGGCTCACCGCTCAGCAGGGCGAGGCCGTCTACCGGCAGTGCGGCGTCACGCTGGCCAGCGGCAAGAAGAAGGCCGGATTTCAGCAGTCCGGCTATTACACCAACCCGGACTGCGTGCGCGATACCTTGAAACAACGCACCCGCGCGCTGCATGCCGCCGCCGGTTTCAATAGCTGGTTTCTGGACGCCTACGCCACCGGCATGGTGTTCGACGATTATGAGCCGGGCCGTCGCACCGGCAAGGCCGAGATGGCCGCCGGCTATGAAAAATCGATGCAATGGGTGGCGGATGCCTATCAGTTGCCGGTGGGGTCGGAAATGGGCAACGCCACCACCAGCCGCGGCATCGCCTTCGCCCACGGCATGCAGGTTCCTGTGATGGGGTGGGGCGACGCCGATCTGCAGAAGAACCAGCAGTCGCCGTACTTCCTGGGCCGCTGGTATCCGTCGGAACAGCCGGAAACCTTCTTCAAGAAAGTGCCGCTGAAGCGGCCGTACCGCGATCTCTACTTCGGCGCCCGCTACCGCTTGCCGCTGTACCAGGCGGTATTCCACGGCTCGGTGATCACCACCAATCACTGGCTGTACGACAACCTGAAACTCAGCAATGCCTACGCCGACAACCTGCTGGCGCAATGGCTGTACAACGTGCCGCCGCTGTTCCACCTGTCCGCCGCCAGCCTCAAGGCCCGTCTGCCGCAGCTGCAATGCGCCGACCGGGCTTTCCGTCCGCTGCACGAGCGACTGGCCACCCAGGCGCTCACCGGTTTCGTCTGGCTCAATCCCGGGCATACGCTGCAGCAGACCCGCTTCGCCGACGGCAGCCGCCTCACCGCCAACTTCGGCACGGAAGCCGCCGTCTACGGCGAGCGGACGCTGCCGCCGCAAAGCCTGCTGGCCGAGCTGGCCGGCCAGCCGCCCAGGCTGCTGCGGGTGGCAGATTGCGCCGGCAAGTGA
- a CDS encoding DUF2861 family protein, with protein MRPAFWLTLAWAAQAAAAPLLPATPLEPAYHALFSGDRAGAWRQLDALGGSMSGAAQHQAWLALQRELASGQCGRDAPAAPPAWLGDLELDLIQRDIPLSRVYNVRLNGVSPRRDLRWSLRLPDGRELLAGAKTRYDGRQFELESEDQAAVLPPGVYRLTVQSGGQIWRQDLSLSGMAARDWLRRDGRKLEPHPPAQPPACPRPWLEQALLSQPDFALRWWRRRELGQALRWPAGQDGRKLWASVSLLRAEFRGPIAVRQIHRVAAPLSQF; from the coding sequence GTGAGGCCGGCGTTTTGGCTCACCCTGGCTTGGGCGGCGCAGGCGGCCGCCGCGCCGCTGCTGCCGGCCACGCCGCTGGAACCAGCCTACCATGCGCTGTTCTCCGGCGATCGCGCCGGCGCCTGGCGCCAGCTGGACGCGCTGGGCGGCTCGATGTCCGGCGCCGCCCAGCATCAGGCCTGGCTGGCATTGCAGCGCGAGCTGGCGTCCGGCCAATGTGGCCGCGACGCGCCGGCTGCGCCGCCCGCGTGGCTGGGAGACCTGGAGCTGGATCTGATCCAGCGCGACATCCCGCTCAGCCGCGTCTACAACGTCAGGCTGAACGGCGTCAGCCCGCGGCGCGACCTGCGCTGGTCGCTGAGGCTGCCCGATGGCCGCGAACTGTTGGCCGGTGCCAAGACGCGTTACGACGGCCGGCAGTTCGAGCTGGAAAGCGAGGACCAGGCCGCTGTCCTGCCGCCCGGCGTCTACCGGCTGACCGTGCAAAGCGGCGGCCAGATCTGGCGGCAGGACTTGTCGCTGTCCGGCATGGCCGCGCGGGACTGGCTGCGGCGCGATGGCCGCAAGCTGGAGCCGCATCCGCCTGCCCAGCCGCCCGCCTGTCCGCGGCCCTGGCTGGAGCAGGCGCTGCTGTCGCAGCCGGATTTCGCATTGCGTTGGTGGCGGCGGCGCGAGCTGGGCCAGGCGCTGCGCTGGCCGGCGGGGCAGGATGGGCGCAAATTGTGGGCCAGCGTGTCGCTGCTGCGCGCCGAGTTCCGCGGCCCCATCGCGGTCCGCCAGATCCACCGCGTCGCCGCGCCGCTGAGCCAGTTCTGA
- a CDS encoding response regulator transcription factor: protein MTILLIEDDAELGAGLRQFLQQQGYDCLWLRDGGEVAAHWRQAELAILDRQLPDGDSLRLLPQWLALKALPVIVLTARVELDDRVAGLEAGARDYLSKPFAHVELLARVRAQLRPLGEGQLACGDLSLFPARQAAAWRGGEVALTRTEFDLLAMLARMPGRVFTRDELLNQVWGYQHFPSTRTVDTHVLQLRQKLPDIRIETVRGVGYRLCEGGA, encoded by the coding sequence GTGACGATATTGCTGATTGAAGACGACGCCGAGCTGGGCGCGGGCCTGCGCCAGTTCCTGCAACAGCAGGGCTACGATTGTCTGTGGCTGCGCGATGGCGGCGAGGTGGCCGCCCACTGGCGGCAGGCCGAACTGGCGATTCTGGACCGCCAGTTGCCGGATGGCGACTCGTTGCGCCTGCTGCCGCAATGGCTGGCGTTGAAGGCGCTGCCGGTGATCGTGCTGACCGCCCGGGTGGAGCTGGACGACCGGGTGGCTGGCCTGGAGGCCGGCGCGCGCGACTATCTGAGTAAGCCCTTCGCCCACGTCGAGCTGCTGGCCCGGGTGCGCGCCCAGTTGCGGCCGCTGGGCGAGGGGCAGCTGGCCTGCGGCGATCTCAGCCTGTTTCCAGCCAGACAGGCGGCGGCCTGGCGCGGTGGCGAGGTGGCGCTGACCCGCACCGAGTTCGATTTGCTGGCGATGCTGGCGCGGATGCCGGGCCGGGTGTTCACCCGCGACGAGCTGTTGAACCAGGTATGGGGTTACCAGCATTTCCCGTCCACCCGCACCGTGGATACCCATGTGCTGCAACTGCGGCAGAAGCTGCCCGACATCCGGATAGAAACGGTGCGCGGCGTCGGCTACCGGCTGTGCGAGGGTGGGGCGTGA
- a CDS encoding DUF3404 domain-containing protein, whose product MPRLFALFLIAFCLPARADVAALQASLRAARPQAEAPVAALQQLDAALLRPGSLYPTLDSFPLAALQALYRHRGQCGAPWPALPADLLRFERALCDGETLPPGWFAAHTIHPLGGSYAWHYLQRHPDAASVLQPYLHLRERPAAFAGIGKLGDDNLAALLSGERWLLDDGALWWRDGASWRRYGAEQWRPLADEAGLALSPLADGDACPQPLGRICARPLPPSPRWWRALAGFSLLAAAGVLAYGWLQRRRLERERRFVLQMLTHELRTPIAGLGNVVEDFRSGFDHLPPDAQQGFGRLADGVLRLRQLADASRHYLAADGRLEAPQPLSLSEWLDSVAERHGATYCLDQDRKLNLPVYWLGLCLDNLLRNARQHGRPPVRILACWEKGWLRLAVSDGGALPRYRLSLLRRELGANAGMGLGLAIVRRVIKRLGGRLALEGPPTTFALELPCDDIAD is encoded by the coding sequence ATGCCGCGCCTTTTCGCCCTGTTCCTGATCGCTTTCTGCCTGCCCGCCCGCGCCGACGTCGCCGCGCTGCAGGCATCGCTGCGCGCCGCGCGTCCGCAGGCTGAGGCCCCGGTGGCCGCCTTGCAGCAGCTGGACGCCGCCTTGCTGCGGCCGGGCTCTTTATATCCGACGCTGGACTCGTTCCCGCTCGCCGCCTTGCAGGCGCTGTACCGCCACCGCGGCCAATGCGGCGCGCCGTGGCCGGCGCTGCCGGCGGACCTGCTGCGTTTCGAGCGCGCGCTGTGCGACGGCGAGACGTTGCCGCCGGGCTGGTTCGCCGCGCACACCATCCACCCGCTGGGCGGCAGCTATGCCTGGCACTATCTGCAGCGCCATCCGGATGCCGCGTCCGTCTTGCAACCCTATCTGCACTTGCGCGAACGGCCGGCGGCCTTTGCCGGCATCGGCAAGCTGGGGGACGACAACCTGGCCGCGCTGCTGTCCGGCGAGCGCTGGCTGCTGGACGACGGCGCGCTGTGGTGGCGCGACGGCGCGTCGTGGCGCCGCTATGGCGCCGAGCAATGGCGGCCGCTGGCGGACGAGGCCGGTTTGGCGCTGAGTCCACTGGCCGATGGCGACGCCTGTCCGCAGCCGCTGGGCCGGATCTGCGCGCGGCCCCTGCCGCCATCTCCGCGCTGGTGGCGCGCGCTGGCCGGCTTCTCGCTGCTGGCGGCGGCCGGCGTGCTGGCTTACGGCTGGCTGCAGCGCCGCAGGCTGGAGCGGGAGCGGCGCTTCGTGCTGCAAATGCTCACCCACGAATTGCGCACGCCCATCGCAGGCCTCGGAAATGTGGTGGAGGACTTCCGCTCCGGTTTCGACCACTTGCCGCCGGACGCGCAGCAGGGTTTCGGCCGGCTGGCCGACGGCGTGCTCAGGTTGCGCCAGCTGGCCGACGCCAGCCGCCACTACCTGGCGGCGGACGGCCGGCTGGAGGCGCCGCAGCCGCTGTCGTTATCTGAGTGGCTGGACAGCGTCGCGGAACGCCACGGGGCGACCTACTGTCTGGATCAGGATAGAAAGCTGAATCTGCCCGTCTACTGGCTGGGCCTGTGCCTGGACAATCTGTTGCGCAACGCGCGCCAGCACGGCCGCCCGCCGGTCCGCATCCTGGCCTGCTGGGAAAAGGGTTGGCTGCGGCTGGCGGTGAGCGACGGCGGCGCGTTGCCGCGCTACCGGCTGTCGCTGCTGCGGCGCGAGCTTGGCGCTAATGCCGGCATGGGGCTGGGCCTGGCCATCGTGCGGCGGGTGATCAAAAGGCTGGGCGGGCGGCTGGCGCTGGAAGGGCCGCCGACCACATTCGCGCTGGAGTTGCCGTGTGACGATATTGCTGATTGA
- the earP gene encoding elongation factor P maturation arginine rhamnosyltransferase EarP: MPPRSWDIFCTVIDNYGDIGVAWRLARRLAHDCGHAVRLWVDDLASFARIAPGLDPALPRQTLAGIDIRHWPQTDFPADIVPADTVIEAFGCRLPDGFEVAMAARAVKPAWINLEYLSAEDWTRDCHKLPSPHPRLPLTKHFFFPGFDPASGGLICEDGLMDARTAWQADEAAQDAYWRRRGLPPRADGELRVSLFAYHNPAAATLLQAWADGSQPVRCLVPEGKVLPDVAGLFGHALQASDHVRLGKLDVHVLPLSDQDDYDRLLWSCDFNCVRGEDSLVRSQWAARPMLWHIYPQDDEAHIAKLEAFLAQYCAGLPADMAAALRALNLAWNRDGDIAAAWRDAAPWLPAWRAHATNWQQHLLKDGDLAARLLHFIGEIG; encoded by the coding sequence ATGCCACCACGCAGCTGGGATATCTTCTGTACCGTCATCGACAACTACGGCGACATCGGCGTCGCCTGGCGTCTGGCGCGCCGGCTGGCGCACGACTGCGGCCACGCGGTGCGGCTATGGGTCGACGACCTGGCCAGCTTCGCCCGCATCGCGCCGGGACTGGACCCGGCGCTGCCGCGACAGACGCTGGCCGGCATCGACATCCGCCACTGGCCGCAGACGGATTTTCCGGCCGACATCGTCCCTGCCGACACGGTGATCGAGGCCTTCGGTTGCCGGCTGCCGGACGGCTTCGAGGTCGCGATGGCGGCGCGGGCGGTCAAGCCGGCGTGGATCAATCTGGAATACCTGTCGGCCGAGGACTGGACCCGCGACTGCCACAAACTGCCGTCGCCCCACCCCAGGCTGCCGCTGACCAAACACTTTTTCTTCCCCGGTTTCGACCCCGCCAGCGGAGGACTAATCTGCGAGGACGGGCTGATGGACGCGCGGACCGCCTGGCAGGCTGACGAAGCGGCGCAAGACGCCTACTGGCGCCGCCGCGGCCTGCCGCCTCGCGCAGATGGCGAGCTGCGCGTCAGCCTGTTCGCCTATCACAACCCGGCGGCGGCCACGCTGCTGCAAGCGTGGGCCGACGGCTCGCAGCCGGTGCGCTGCCTGGTGCCGGAGGGCAAGGTGCTGCCCGACGTCGCCGGCCTGTTCGGCCATGCGCTGCAAGCCAGCGACCATGTCCGGCTGGGCAAGCTGGACGTCCACGTGCTGCCGCTGAGCGATCAGGACGACTACGACCGCCTGCTGTGGAGCTGCGATTTCAACTGCGTACGCGGCGAGGACAGCCTGGTGCGCTCGCAATGGGCGGCGCGGCCTATGCTGTGGCATATCTACCCGCAGGACGACGAGGCCCACATCGCCAAGCTGGAAGCTTTCCTGGCTCAATACTGCGCCGGCCTGCCGGCGGACATGGCCGCCGCGCTGCGCGCGCTGAACCTGGCCTGGAACCGCGACGGCGACATCGCCGCCGCCTGGCGTGACGCCGCGCCCTGGCTGCCGGCATGGCGCGCACATGCGACAAACTGGCAACAGCATCTGCTGAAAGACGGCGATCTCGCGGCCAGACTGCTGCACTTCATCGGCGAAATCGGCTAG
- the efp gene encoding elongation factor P → MKTAQELRAGNVFMVGSDPMVVQKAEFSKSGRNASVVKMKMKNLLTGAGSEAVYRADDKFDVVVLDRKDCTYSYFADPMYVFMDTEFNQYEVEADNLGDTLNFIVDGMEDICQVTFYDGKAISVELPTTVVREVEYTEPAVRGDTSGKVLKPARLVGTTFEVQVPAFVNTGEKIEIDTRTNEFKKRA, encoded by the coding sequence ATGAAAACCGCACAAGAACTGCGCGCTGGTAATGTATTCATGGTCGGCAGCGACCCGATGGTTGTTCAGAAGGCTGAATTCAGCAAGTCCGGCCGTAACGCCTCCGTCGTCAAGATGAAGATGAAGAACCTGCTGACCGGCGCCGGCAGCGAAGCCGTATACCGCGCGGACGACAAGTTCGACGTGGTGGTGCTGGATCGCAAGGATTGCACCTACTCCTACTTCGCCGACCCGATGTACGTGTTCATGGACACCGAATTCAATCAGTACGAAGTGGAAGCCGACAACCTGGGCGACACGCTGAACTTCATCGTCGACGGCATGGAAGACATCTGCCAGGTCACTTTCTACGATGGCAAGGCCATCTCCGTGGAACTGCCGACCACCGTCGTCCGCGAAGTGGAATACACCGAGCCGGCCGTGCGTGGCGATACCTCGGGCAAAGTGCTGAAGCCGGCCCGCCTGGTTGGCACCACGTTCGAAGTTCAGGTTCCGGCCTTCGTCAACACCGGCGAAAAGATCGAAATCGACACCCGCACCAACGAATTCAAGAAGCGCGCCTAA